The proteins below are encoded in one region of Hordeum vulgare subsp. vulgare chromosome 3H, MorexV3_pseudomolecules_assembly, whole genome shotgun sequence:
- the LOC123442210 gene encoding uncharacterized protein LOC123442210 → MALRQRLWLCGVCVLVVLLLQAAPLACGRSPPQPCYKTVTGVQSWCAGEFILALFDGVKAHPIKEYCCVQLACVREPTCASVLRRVCPPPTKYLPCPPHLPGRVYASHRAFDADELLGSTQTGVTSMEVQGGLKQGQQHGSVGNCKERAWAMGS, encoded by the exons ATGGCGCTCCGGCAACGACTCTGGCTCTGCGGCGTGTGCgtgctcgtcgtcctcctcctccaggccgCCCCGTTGGCCTGCGGGCGCAGCCCCCCGCAGCCGTGCTACAAGACGGTGACGGGCGTGCAGAGCTGGTGCGCGGGGGAGTTCATCCTGGCGCTCTTCGACGGCGTCAAGGCCCACCCCATCAAGGAGTACTGCTGCGTGCAGCTCGCCTGCGTCCGCGAGCCGACGTGCGCCTCCGTGCTCCGCCGCGTCTGCCCGCCCCCGACCAAGTATCTGCCGTGCCCGCCGCACCTGCCCGGCCGTGTCTACGCCAGCCAC CGGGCGTTCGATGCAGACGAGCTGCTCGGGTCAACGCAGACGGGCGTGACATCCATGGAGGTTCAGGGAGGCTTGAAGCAAGGGCAGCAGCACGGATCCGTGGGGAACTGCAAGGAACGGGCGTGGGCGATGGGGTCCTGA